One window of the Runella slithyformis DSM 19594 genome contains the following:
- a CDS encoding AAA family ATPase: protein MKFSSDVAAAEALKESYEKLRSEIGKVIVGQDETVRLLLTAIFCQGHCLLVGVPGLAKTLLIQTISGALDLSFNRIQFTPDLMPSDILGSETLDNERNFRFIKGPVFANIILADEINRTPPKTQSALLEAMQEYSVTVAGQKHPLSRPFFVLATQNPIEQEGTYPLPEAQLDRFMFMVYLDYPSYQEELNIVKSTTTDNKPVINTVISAAEIEAFQHLVRRVPVTDNVIEYAVKLVQKTRPMGDFATNDTKNYLEWGAGPRASQNLILAAKCNALINGKYSPDIEDIKAVALPILRHRIVRNFKAEAEGISVNEIIKRLV, encoded by the coding sequence ATGAAGTTTTCTTCTGACGTCGCTGCTGCAGAAGCACTAAAAGAATCTTACGAAAAACTCCGTTCGGAAATTGGCAAAGTCATTGTCGGTCAGGATGAAACGGTGCGTTTGTTGCTTACCGCTATTTTTTGCCAGGGCCATTGCCTGTTGGTGGGTGTACCCGGATTAGCAAAAACGCTCCTGATCCAAACCATTTCCGGCGCATTGGATCTGAGTTTTAACCGTATTCAGTTCACTCCCGACCTCATGCCTTCTGATATTCTGGGCTCCGAAACGTTGGACAATGAACGGAATTTTCGCTTTATCAAAGGGCCCGTATTTGCCAATATCATTCTGGCAGATGAGATCAACCGGACCCCTCCCAAAACGCAGTCGGCGCTGTTGGAAGCGATGCAGGAATATTCCGTAACGGTGGCCGGACAAAAGCACCCGTTGAGCCGTCCGTTTTTTGTTTTGGCTACGCAAAACCCCATCGAACAGGAAGGCACCTATCCGCTCCCCGAAGCACAGTTGGACCGTTTTATGTTTATGGTGTACCTGGATTACCCTTCCTATCAGGAAGAGCTTAATATCGTTAAATCCACTACTACCGACAATAAACCCGTCATTAATACCGTCATTTCGGCCGCTGAGATAGAAGCGTTCCAACACTTGGTACGTCGTGTTCCAGTTACGGATAATGTCATAGAATATGCCGTAAAACTCGTCCAAAAAACCCGCCCGATGGGCGATTTCGCCACAAATGACACCAAAAACTACCTGGAATGGGGAGCCGGCCCGAGGGCATCACAAAACTTGATCCTTGCGGCTAAATGCAACGCCCTCATCAACGGTAAGTATTCGCCGGATATTGAAGATATTAAGGCGGTTGCCCTCCCTATATTACGACACCGCATTGTGCGTAACTTTAAAGCCGAAGCCGAAGGTATTTCGGTCAATGAGATCATAAAGCGATTGGTGTAG
- a CDS encoding peptidylprolyl isomerase, producing the protein MKKALNLKLPYFSLIRTALSTLVLVCVALSGTQAQGKSTSVNKVIARVDNYYILRSELEEYLIQARSQAQGQPLPTACQALERLIVNKMLLAKAEIDSVIVEDKLIDSQVSSRMDYMAKRFGSEKNIVEAYGKSIEALKYELREPIKQEMVAEKMQSKITEAIKVTPNEVRKFFNSIPKDSLPYIPAEVEIGQIVRYAKVTKAQKEELRARLLDYKARVEKGEDFSSLASAYSEDLGSAQQGGDLGFAKRGDMVAEFEGAALKLKPNEISEPVESDFGLHLIQLLETRGAEYHARHILLRPDYNRMDMSEPKHVLDSLYNMIKTDTLKFEKVAKTWSEDKSTADAGGLLKDQQTGSSRLPLDASMDYGLYMMLDTMKVGTISAPMNYRTDDGKTAMRIIYYKSRVEPHTASLKEDFEKLTNIVLANKKTQAVDEWFKKAIADVFIKVDPEYQGCKMMGIDLEAN; encoded by the coding sequence ATGAAAAAAGCATTGAATCTAAAACTGCCTTATTTTTCCCTCATTCGCACTGCCCTGTCAACGCTGGTTTTAGTCTGTGTTGCCCTGTCAGGTACTCAGGCACAAGGCAAAAGCACCAGCGTCAATAAAGTTATTGCGCGGGTAGACAATTACTATATCCTCCGATCGGAATTGGAAGAGTACCTCATTCAGGCCCGGTCACAGGCGCAGGGTCAACCCCTGCCTACGGCTTGCCAGGCATTGGAACGACTGATCGTGAATAAAATGCTCCTCGCCAAAGCGGAAATTGACTCGGTAATTGTAGAAGATAAACTAATTGATAGCCAGGTATCCTCCAGAATGGATTATATGGCCAAGCGGTTCGGTTCAGAGAAGAACATTGTGGAGGCCTACGGAAAAAGTATCGAAGCTCTCAAATATGAGCTAAGGGAGCCCATCAAGCAGGAAATGGTGGCCGAAAAAATGCAGAGTAAAATAACCGAAGCCATCAAGGTGACGCCCAATGAAGTACGAAAATTCTTCAACAGTATCCCCAAAGACAGCTTACCCTATATTCCGGCTGAGGTGGAAATCGGTCAAATTGTACGGTACGCTAAAGTAACCAAGGCCCAAAAGGAAGAGTTACGGGCGCGCCTGCTCGATTATAAAGCACGGGTGGAAAAAGGAGAAGATTTTTCCTCATTAGCTTCGGCCTATTCAGAAGACCTCGGTTCAGCCCAGCAGGGCGGCGATCTGGGATTTGCCAAACGCGGCGATATGGTGGCTGAATTTGAAGGAGCAGCCCTAAAGCTGAAGCCAAATGAAATATCAGAACCCGTTGAATCCGACTTCGGTCTGCACCTGATTCAATTGCTCGAAACCCGCGGAGCTGAATACCACGCCCGCCATATTTTGCTGCGTCCCGACTACAACCGTATGGATATGTCGGAGCCCAAACACGTGTTGGACAGCCTCTATAATATGATCAAAACGGACACTCTGAAGTTTGAGAAAGTGGCCAAAACGTGGTCAGAAGACAAAAGCACGGCCGACGCCGGCGGATTGCTGAAAGACCAGCAAACAGGCTCTTCACGTTTGCCGCTTGATGCTTCGATGGACTATGGCTTGTATATGATGCTTGATACCATGAAAGTTGGCACGATAAGTGCGCCCATGAATTACCGTACCGATGATGGTAAAACCGCCATGCGTATCATTTATTACAAAAGCCGCGTGGAGCCGCACACAGCGAGTTTGAAAGAAGATTTTGAGAAGCTGACCAATATTGTCCTGGCCAATAAAAAAACCCAAGCGGTAGATGAATGGTTTAAGAAGGCAATTGCCGATGTGTTCATCAAAGTGGATCCCGAATACCAGGGATGTAAAATGATGGGCATTGATCTGGAGGCAAATTAG